One Oryctolagus cuniculus chromosome 7, mOryCun1.1, whole genome shotgun sequence genomic window, TGTGCTCGGAGGGGAGTGGCTTCTTACGCAGGAAGTTGTCCAGGCTGGGCCCATGCCGGCCCAAGGGGTCATCAGGAGGCATGAACCTGAAAGGGCAGGGAGGActctggggaggtgggggcggcGAGCCTCGCTGGGGAGGCCGGAGAGCGGCTCCCAGGACTGCTGTATCCACAGGGCATCCAGAACGGTCAGGCCCAGGAGGCAAGGGGTATTGCCAGGCAGGAGGGCCCCAGGCCAGGGGCTCTCTGAAGGCGTCAGAGGTTGCACCTCTATTGACCCAGGCTTCTGCTTGGGGGGCAAGGCAGTAGGGCCGGAGAGGCTGTCCCAAAACACTGACATTCCGGCACAAAcgctcccgcccccgcccggcctgGGCCCAGAGCTCCCAAGAGCAGGCCTGGCTTCCCCTCCAGGCCTGGTGGGGCCGTGGGGCCGGCTCCTGGCGCGCACGTACTTGTCGTTGACGAAGGAGTACATGAGCAGCCGCTCCTCGATGAAGCGCTTCCACTCCTGCCGCTCAGCCTGCAGGTCCCGGTAGGTGTCGTTGGAGACCACGATCCCGTCGGACTCGAAGGCCAACTTCACAATGAAGCGGTCGTCGTAGCACACCACCCGCTTGCCGCCCACTCGCCGCGACGGTGTGAACaccaggatcttcttcttctCCAGTTCCCGCAGGATGTGCTGGTCTGGGAGGGGGACGGGTGCAGGTCAGAGCCCTGCGGGCCCTAACCTCCTGGTgaccaggtgcaggtgcaggtgcagctaTGCCGAGGCCATGGCCACACCCCGGTGCCCGGCTTGGCCCTGCCCACAGTCTGCGGCCTGGAGACCAACGCTGCCTGAGCTCTGTGAGCCACAGGTCCCACGCGGCAAGTGCCCAGGGCACAGGGCTGccctttttcttcccttctgGACATCATGCCTGTGCAAGCCAGCCTGGATCTCGAGACTTCTAGAAAGATGGACTGTGtttccagccctgcaggctggcgGTCCTTGTGAGAGCAGTGGGACAGCTGAAGTGGATGCAGCGCTTAGGGCATGCAGGCCTTCTCGGCACTTGTCACGCGAGGCACTGACGGCAGAGCCCTGGCCCTACCCACTGTACAGATGTGGCACGAGAGGCTCAGGGCAGGGCTGACTAAcccaggccacagagccagccgGTATGGggcacagccaggattccaactctgcctgtcagccCACAGTCCACCGGCTTAACCACTGGCTGCTCTGCCCCTCTTCCACTGAGCACGTTGGGAGAGTGGCCTGCCCACCGCTAGGTTGAGGAGGTGACCAGTACCTGAGGCTGAAAGCTGGACAAGGTCATCTCCGATGGCCCCCATTCAGAGCAGCAAAACCCAGGGAAGgaaatgctggcccctgcctaAGCCTGCCAACTGTCGCGCTGGCCCGCAGGGTCTTTCTTGGGCAGTAAAGTCAGCCCGCTCACCTGTAATGGGCACGTCAGGCCGAGGCTGCTCCTTCCTCCAGGACGGCACAAACACCGTGATGTCTGTGTGACCCCGCTCCAGAAACCAGTTCACAGCCAGCAGGATGCCCCGGCAGGAGAACACCTCCTTGTTCCcgtggctgggggtgggtgggtgggggaggcacaGGTCAGCCCAGGGCGgccagcctgggcaggagggcagcGGATCACTCACCGGCCCAGGCCCACCACGCTCCGGTGCTGGTTCCCACCAGGCCCCAGGCAGCCACACACAGGACTTCCCGGAGATCCTGGGAAACACCCAGGAATCTGGCAGCACCTCTccctgtggtgggggagggtctGGCCTCCTTGCAAcacacctgggggtgggggaaaggcgCTGGGAGACTTCTGGTTCCTGCCCCGCCCGGCAGCTGCCGGGACCACAGGACAGAGATGTGCACAGCGCACTGAGTCACCGCCCCTCCCTGGGCCGCGCGGCAGCCGTGCAGCCCGCCGCCGCGGAGGAGGGGGAAGCACCGGCCTGGCGCGCTGAGGAGTAGCCGGGCTGTTCCGGATTAAAGTTCAGTCCCTGCGCTAAGCCTCAGGGGCTGGGACCCCGGGAGGGCGAAGGGAAAGGGGCCGGGCCCGCCGCGTGGTCCTGGCAGCCTTCACCGCGGGACAGGAAGTGACCAAGGGAGGAGGctgctgaaagtgaaaggacactGCTCTTCTCCCAAGGCAGGCGATTCCCCCAGACGCCAGGCCGCCCATCCTCGGAGGGCGTGGCTCGAGACAGGAAGGCCTGGCAACACACCCGGGAAGGCTGCCAGCCAGGAGCGCCGGGAGCCCGCACATCCTCCCCGCCCGGGGCTCATGACCAAACGTGGCCTGGCCCAGAAGACAGCCTCCGGCctggcacagtggctcctgtCGGGAAGGAGGGCCTGGCCATGGGCAGCTCTTCTGCTGGCTTGAGGCCAAAGACGGTCCACCCAAGTTCCCAAGTTCCAGCTGGGCTTCCTGGGAGGGCGGTGGGTCTGGGCCCGGGGCTTCCTTcccgccagcccctgcctctcgcTGCCCCCTGGGGTGAGCACCTCCAACCTCTCACAATTGGCAAACATGACAGAGTAGATGTTACGCAAAAGGGGCAAGTCCAGGGCCAACCACATCCTGTACGCGGCTTTGGAGGGTGGTAGCTGGAGCCCCATGagaaggcgggggaggggagggcgggggggggggggtgcagagagGCTGCTTGGAGGTTTATTCTGGGGTCTGAAGGTCTCTGTGCACCATAGTGGGGACCAAGCCCAGCCAGCCCTAAGGCAGCACTCGGCCCTGCCTGGAGCCCCAGCCTGTTCATGATGAAACCCGGTGCTGGGAACCAAGCAGTTGGGCAAGCTTCGTCCTGAATCACCGCAGGCCCAGGTCGGGGCACCATCACCATGGCCCCCTTCCCCCAGCTGAGAAAACCACAGAGCACAGAGGGTAGCGTGGCCACTGGGGTCGTGCTCATGaccgatgtgtgtgtgtgtgtgcgtgcgcgggCAGGTGCGAGCCTGGTCCCAGGGAAGTCATGGGCGGGGCACTGAGCTCAGCGGGGAGCCAGACGCGTCCCTTCACCCTTACGGGGGCTCTGCGACTCACCCAGCTAGTGGCGAGAGGCAGGCAGAATTTGAAGCCAAGTATGAGGCTGCTAGAATGCCTTCGTGACCCTAACCGAAGACCCAGAGTTCAAGGGGGAGCAGAATGTGTGCAAAGTGGAGTTTGAACAAAACGTGTGCAGAGGGAGGGTCGGGCTGGAAACAGCAGAGCAGGAGGACGTGATGTTCTGGGACACGCAGCTCTTCCTTCAGGACCCATGGGAAGTGTCACCGcctctgggaagccttccctgacttgCCAGGATGGCTCATGTGTGCCCAGAGctccccctaccccaccctcCCCTGTGGGGGTGTGGTCACCTCGGGCTTGGGTCCTGGTCTCAGGTGTGCAGCCTGCACCTGCATCTGCCTGCCCCCTCCTTTGTCCACACGCACGTACACACGGGTGTACCCCATGCTTAGGCCAGTGTCTCCAAACCTGCAATCTCTTGGGATGCCAGAGCTCCTAGGGCAGTGCACTGAAAACCTGGCTGGGGCCAAGTCCATCCTCAGCAGCCCTAGACCTGGAACGCTCCCTCCGCGGCCTGCGCGAGAGGGACCCGGGAGGCAGAGTGCCTCCCTGACCGCCAGCCTCAGTCCCTGTTGCTGCAATGGAGCAAGTTCTGCTAGCGCAGGAAAACCAGACTTCCTCTCACCCCGCCGAATCCCCTGGGCCCAGAGGGTCAGGGCCCCCAGCCAGGCTGAGCAGacctcccggggcgggggggggggggtgtttgctGGAGATCCCAGAGGAGCTGCTCCCGCCCTAGGAcagagggcggggccaggccagtcTCCCCAGGTGAAAAgatctgccagggctgggcttggcgaGTGGAGAAAAATTCCCTTAGAAGGAAACAGAGGTGAATTTCCCCACGATTTGCATACGGTGGGGGCTAGCCCACTGcccgccccggggaggggggcggcAGGGCAGGAACCCAGTAGCAGCTAAGACAGGAAGTCTGAGGCTGGAATTCCCCTCGTGGCTGCGCTGCCCCGGCTCAGAAACCCCCAGCAGCCGTGTGGGCTCGGGGTGGCTCCGCCAGAGCCCAAAGTCTACCACTCCTCCTGCGGGGACACAAACACACGGCGCCCAGGACGGCCCCCAGGCTCAGCCACTCCCGggccctctgcccccccccccccccccccccgcgcagGGGCCACAGGAACACACCTAGCCCGCCCAGCACAGGCCGCCTGGCACGGAGGCCCCCTCTTCTCAGCCTCCTGCCCAGAGACGGAGACACTGACCCGGAAGGTGGAAGGACTAGGGCTCACCtggcctgctgtgctgggccGGGCCCAGAGCTGACTTGGCCCAGCTGGgccaggggtgggcggggccagacgccagggagggcagaggctgaCGTCAAGCCAACCAGCCCGGGcagcccacctgggagatcccTCTGGGTGGCGGGGAGCTGTCTGGGGTCTCCCTGTCAATGCCAACAGGAACTTTTCCTCCAGAGCGACGCACCCAGCCCTGACTCACAGCCCATCtcggaggggagggggagagagcaggGCCAGAAGGCGGGGCCTTTGCTCCCAAAGGCCAGCAGTGGCCTTGACCCTGGCCTCACTTTCTGCCCACACCCAGCCCAGTCTCTGCAGTTtctgcagcccccagccaggTCCAGCTCAGGCAGCGTCCGTGCAATCATGAGGATCCCAGTCACAGCTGAGCTGCAGCAGGCCGCCCGCCCACACCCCTCCTGAGCGCCAAAGCCAGCCTCGAGGTCACTCCCGGTCACAGCCACGAAGGCTGTGCAGCCAGCAGGCCtcagagccccagcccctgagTATCACCAAGGGCCATCGCCACCCTCATCCTGAGCACTGGCCACTCCCTACACACCCCAccctggggagggctgggtcAGCCCTGACAGGTGAGCAAAGAGAGCTCCCGGGACACAGCCACggcccccaggccaggcccctgctCTGCGAAGCGCGGGCCTCAAGGACAGAGCCACGGCACAAAGCCTCCAGATCACTCTGGACTGGAGTGCTTGCGCCAGCACCTCCTGGCACACTGACCCTACAGCAGGGCTAGGGACCCGCTCTTAAGACGTCGTGAGgagccaggggtggggggggggcggcttcTCTAGGGCTTCCCCTCCCTCCGGGAGCAGAGGTCAAGCCCCCACCTGAGGGCTTCAGGGCCAACTGGCCACCGAGCCACGTGCCCTGGCCGCAGATGCACCGCCTACCTCATGGCCACATTGCTGCCATCGATGACCACGGGCCTCAGGTCGCTGCCCTCCTTGTCCTCGTCTGGGAGCGGAGGCTCCAGGGTGGGAGCCTTGGGGGTGCCCCCGCCGCGGGGCACCAGCGggagctgggtgcaggggtccggcGAGGCCTGGCGCTCCCGCTCCGCCGCGGCCCCATGTTTCAGCAGCTCTCCCAGCACGGTGTTGGTGTCGGCCTGCAGCCCGAGCTTCTGCAGGACGCTGTGGATCTCCGAGGAGGAGTAGCCCAGCTTCCGGAAGAAGTCCACCTTCATCTGCAGCTCCAGAGCCGCCGCCTCGTCGGCTCGGGGCTCCTGGGCTGGCCCAGGGGTGCCCCGGCAGCCGCGGCTGTCCTCCAGCGCCCACAGACTCATAGTGGGGCTGGCTTCCGGGACAGGCGTCTCTCCACAGGAGCCACTCATGGCTCAGGCTCCAGAAAGGCGCCCGCGACAGCCCCTGCGGGACCAGCACGAGGGGTAGGGATGTCAGCGCCCTGCATCCTCTCTCCCTCCGGCCCCACCCACCAGGATGAGGCAACCCCAACCGGTGGCACTAGACATGGCCCCCGTCACGTGCTAGCTCTCCTGtgagagcgggggggggggggggtaaactGAGGCACACTCAGACGTTGCTCAAGGTCACCCGGCTGTTAGCTGGCGGCCAAACATTCCAACCTAGTGTCcgactccacccccaccccagcacccacccaGGGACCCAgaaggcaggggcggggctcccGGATGGAAACCCGGACTCAGACGGGTGCTAGGGGCCGTCAGATGGGTGCTAGGGGCAGGGGGCTTCCCCGGCGAGGCCATCgcctccgcccgcccgccccgcactCGCGGCCCAGGCCCAGGCGGCGCAGGGCCCCGACCGGACTCCCGGGCCGGGGCAGGCCGAGTTTCCGGGGTGACCCACGCCGGAGAAAAGTTGCCGGGAAAGTCTGTTCGGCTGCCGGGCGCCGGTGACGCGGGGGCTGTCCCGGCCCACAGACCCGCGCTCCCACGGCCGCCCCCTCCGCGCTCCCGGCGTGGGCTGAGTGGAAGGGGTCGCGGGGACCGGCCCCAGGGCCCTCCCTCGAGTCCGACCCGGCcgcagcccagcccggccccgccgcccgcaCCCCTCCCGCCGCGCTCACCCAGCCGCGCGCCGCCCTCGGCCGGCGGCGACTCCATGGGGCCGAGTCCCGGGGGCAAGGCCAGCGACGCCTTTATACGGGCCGGTCCACAGGCAGGTGGCGTTAAGGAGGGTGACGCGGAAGCCGGGCAGGGCCACCGCCCCTTCCTGCTCCGCCCCGAgcaccgccccgccccggcccggcccgcggccccgcccccgcggctgGAGCTCGGGGCCCGGCCTGGGATGGGATCGGCCGTCCAGAGACGGGGCGGGGGACCGCGCGGGCAGGCGCCGTCCGAGCCAGGCACGTGTCAGGTGCGGCACCGACCGAGGTGCGTGCAGCAGACAGGCGCGGCCACCAACATTCGGACCTATGAACTTGACCCGCACTCAAAACAGCCAGGTGCAGTCTGGGGCACCCAGGGCCTGCCCACTCTAAACAGTGCTGCAGGTGGGACAATAGGTGTCCCAAGACAGGTGCTTTTCCCACGGAGACGGGACCACTCGGCAGGTGCATGGCTATTGAAGCAGTTGAGGGAGGGGGGCGGATAGGTACACTTTTCTACAGTGAGCACCTTACCAGGATGGAAAGGGAAGTAGCGGACACAGTGACCAAAAAACAAACGAGGGACGGGAGGGACGTGTGCACCAATCACCGCGTCCGTGTTCACAGGATAGCGTTGTCCCCTCCACAACTCGCCTGGCTGGCCCTCCGTGACTGCATGGAAGCCTTCCCGGTCAAAGGCTCAGGATCTCTCACGTGAGCACATTCCACAGTGTTCACCCACAGCCTCAGACGAGGCAGACGGAGGTTACGGTGTCCATGTTGCCCTTGAGATGCAATCAAAACTCAGTGGCCTCAGCcacaaagacttgaaccaggaaccaagagccccCATTCCTGTGCATCAGGTACCACCTCGGCCACTGGAAGTCACCGTGAGCCAGGGCTTCCATCGGGCGTGTAAGGGAACACTCTAGAACTCCAGAGACTAGAGGACAAGGCTGCCCCAGCGCCAGCAGCTCCCAGCTGAGGCCCGGGGAGCCAGGACACCCAGAGCCAAGGGCTCGTACTCTGTGCACCGGCACTTTTCTTACTGTGCATGCGCCCTGCAAGGCGGGTGTTCGTGTTACCACCAAAGACAGTTCACGGTGAAGGCCAGCACAGACGGAGCCATGCACGCCTTGAAGAATGCTTGTGATGATAAAGTAGTCTTCACCCAACTCGAAGCAGGTTCTTTGAGATCCTCTGGGTGCCCCTCCTCCTCTCATCTTAAAGAACTACCTTTCTGAATTTTAATTTGAATCATTCTCGCgcgctttttttcttttttaaaaaatatttatttatttatttgagtggtagagttacagagagggaggtatcccatctgctggttcattccccaaatggccacaacggctgaagctgggcagatctgaagccaggagccaggagccaggaacctggagcttcttctgggtctcccacatgggtgcagggacccaaggacttgggccatcttctactgctttcccaggccacagcagagagctggatcggaagtggagcagctgagactggatttggtgcccatatgggatgctggcactgcaggcagtggctttacctgccactccacagcgccggcccctcccttgcttttcttttaattctaccaCCTTTGTATGAATCCCTAAA contains:
- the ZC3H12A gene encoding endoribonuclease ZC3H12A codes for the protein MSGSCGETPVPEASPTMSLWALEDSRGCRGTPGPAQEPRADEAAALELQMKVDFFRKLGYSSSEIHSVLQKLGLQADTNTVLGELLKHGAAAERERQASPDPCTQLPLVPRGGGTPKAPTLEPPLPDEDKEGSDLRPVVIDGSNVAMSHGNKEVFSCRGILLAVNWFLERGHTDITVFVPSWRKEQPRPDVPITDQHILRELEKKKILVFTPSRRVGGKRVVCYDDRFIVKLAFESDGIVVSNDTYRDLQAERQEWKRFIEERLLMYSFVNDKFMPPDDPLGRHGPSLDNFLRKKPLPSEHRKQQCPYGKKCTYGIKCRFFHPERPSRPQRSVADELRANALLSPPRAPGKDKSAQRPAPSPQPGSLPTEGELGGLDGKKPGARASPGPRREGLTQTFAPASRTLPASGVSGSSFGPSDWLPQTLDSLPYTSQDCLDSGIGSLESQMSELWGVRGGGLGEPGPPRGPYAGYHSYGSELPATPAYPAFGRAMGAGHFSVPTDYAPPPPTFPPREYWSEPYPLPPPTPVPQDPQGPSPGPGGAPWGGVGSLAKERASVYTKLCGVFPPHLVEAVMGRFPQLLDPQQLAAEILSYKSQHPSE